A portion of the Paenibacillus hamazuiensis genome contains these proteins:
- a CDS encoding TetR/AcrR family transcriptional regulator, translating into MALNESDIKQRILLAAKKLFAEHGFDGTSVRQICEEAGANVALVSYHFGGKEKVYQAVLERFFKENTIDRLSEVPDEPVAGLKLLLGEVVLFSLKDPEISTIIERAHLSNSSRAEYMKIYTLPLWKKVRDLLEKGREQGLFRFESLDGALVIMMGVALSHKKINGIASLLQDRDKLIEQYPDLIWQVISKALQIPTEEEQS; encoded by the coding sequence ATGGCACTGAACGAGTCAGACATCAAACAACGGATTTTGCTGGCCGCGAAGAAGCTGTTTGCGGAGCATGGCTTTGACGGAACGAGCGTCAGGCAAATTTGCGAGGAAGCCGGAGCGAATGTCGCTCTGGTTTCCTATCATTTCGGCGGTAAGGAAAAGGTGTATCAAGCAGTACTGGAGCGATTTTTCAAGGAGAACACGATCGACCGGCTCAGCGAGGTGCCGGACGAACCGGTGGCCGGACTTAAGCTGCTGCTGGGCGAGGTGGTTTTATTTAGCCTCAAGGATCCCGAAATCAGCACAATTATAGAGCGGGCCCATCTGTCGAATTCCTCCCGGGCGGAGTATATGAAGATCTACACGCTGCCGCTGTGGAAAAAGGTGAGGGATCTTTTGGAGAAGGGAAGGGAGCAAGGCTTGTTTCGGTTCGAGTCGCTTGACGGAGCGCTTGTGATCATGATGGGCGTGGCATTGTCACACAAAAAAATAAATGGCATCGCTTCGTTGCTGCAGGATCGGGACAAGCTGATCGAGCAATATCCCGATCTGATTTGGCAGGTCATTTCCAAGGCATTACAAATACCTACCGAGGAGGAACAATCATGA
- a CDS encoding YhgE/Pip domain-containing protein translates to MQQTIQAFLKKPTTIIGIVTALMFQIIFSVIWMTGYAGVSDRTNQLRIAVVNEDAGMGKKVADNLAASLPFAVQPESSLEQAKAKLEAREVQMVMHIPQNFSKALQTPGEKAPIEYAINESNPSLIKSIMQSVASGVTATVNKEAVAQGAQAVLTQANVPAQQAQGMAQGLAEKVVSDFQFSNTVKGTANQMIPMMLVLASFVGAMIMGMNVHQSSIMLGGSVGKWQKFAARAVINIVSAFAIALVGSAFVLALGGQTVTGFLSLWLFESLFLLTFMFFSQMFLMIFGNAGMLFNITMLSVQLVSSGAMVPRELLSGFYRGISEYLPATYAVEGLMNLLFGGPSVQSSVWALIVIMLTAIAVAAAATGLRRQRQAVPAVQPAKA, encoded by the coding sequence ATGCAACAAACGATTCAAGCTTTTTTGAAAAAACCGACGACAATCATCGGCATCGTGACCGCGCTGATGTTCCAGATTATTTTCAGCGTCATCTGGATGACCGGTTACGCCGGAGTGAGCGACCGCACGAATCAGCTTCGCATCGCCGTCGTAAACGAGGATGCGGGCATGGGCAAGAAGGTGGCGGATAACCTGGCCGCGAGCCTGCCGTTTGCCGTGCAGCCGGAAAGCAGCCTGGAGCAGGCGAAGGCGAAACTGGAAGCCCGTGAGGTGCAGATGGTTATGCATATTCCGCAAAACTTCTCCAAAGCGCTGCAAACGCCGGGCGAGAAAGCCCCGATCGAATATGCGATCAACGAATCGAACCCGTCGCTGATCAAAAGCATCATGCAAAGCGTAGCAAGCGGCGTTACGGCAACGGTCAACAAAGAGGCGGTCGCGCAGGGCGCTCAGGCGGTTTTGACGCAGGCGAACGTTCCGGCCCAGCAGGCTCAGGGCATGGCGCAAGGTTTGGCGGAAAAGGTCGTTTCGGATTTCCAATTTTCGAATACCGTTAAGGGGACGGCCAACCAGATGATCCCGATGATGCTTGTGCTCGCATCTTTTGTGGGCGCGATGATCATGGGCATGAACGTGCATCAATCGTCGATCATGCTGGGTGGCTCCGTCGGCAAATGGCAGAAGTTCGCAGCCCGTGCGGTCATTAACATCGTATCCGCCTTCGCGATTGCGCTCGTCGGATCTGCGTTCGTGCTTGCTCTCGGCGGCCAAACCGTCACCGGATTTCTTTCGCTGTGGCTGTTCGAATCGCTGTTTTTGCTGACGTTTATGTTTTTCTCGCAAATGTTTCTGATGATCTTCGGCAACGCCGGCATGCTGTTTAACATTACGATGCTGTCGGTTCAGCTTGTATCCTCTGGCGCGATGGTCCCCCGCGAGCTGCTTTCCGGATTTTACAGAGGAATCAGCGAATATTTGCCCGCGACTTATGCGGTGGAGGGACTGATGAATCTGCTCTTCGGCGGCCCTTCCGTGCAAAGCAGCGTATGGGCGCTCATTGTTATCATGCTGACGGCGATCGCCGTTGCGGCGGCGGCAACCGGACTGCGCAGGCAGCGTCAGGCGGTGCCTGCTGTGCAGCCGGCCAAAGCGTAG
- a CDS encoding glycosylhydrolase-like jelly roll fold domain-containing protein gives MSNRLKEVLEGQEHNYILPFLWQHGEEEQVIREEMARVHEAGIGAVCIEARPHPDFLGPKWWTDMDIIMDEARKRGMKVWLLDDDHFPTGHAAGKVKEAPEELHRKFLGERYIDTVGPAQGTSLLLDTLLMSGLRPTISHPQKASGKNKLISVVAVRRNPADGSLTGDSIDITELVHDGILYWDIPEGYWRVFIISENKDGGSQQQEDYLNPLDRDSVRILIDTVYETVYERYKADFGKTFAGFFSDEPGFYNDKTTFDFNSKPGKQGVPLPWSREMPDLLEQALGEDYRKQLYLLWHDAGEQSNIVRYAYMNIVSKLYAENFCSQIGAWCRARGVEYIGHVLEDNNVHARLGPGTGHFFRSLWGQDMSGIDVVLWQIVPGFDEMSFRQPTSGETDSEFYHYGLAKLGVSLGHIDPKKRGRTMCEVYGAYGWAEGLKLMKWITDHMLVRGVNYFVPHAFTQKAFPDPDCPPHMYASGKNPQYRHYKHLNRYMNRISHLISGGRHVATAAVLYHAEAEWSGESMYFHKPVKKLMQHQIDCDVLPVDVLVETASVKAGKLHVNREDYECLIVPYAEALPAAMVRRLLHFAEQGIAVRFVDGLPLRSSEGDDISAELSSLANHRNVKLAALDKLAQELIADGHYDIRVEKYEPYLRNYHYAHKNLDVFMFFNEHPHQTIHTEIVLPIEGDVYAYDAFLNRLIGLNVKKVNGANKVQLDLHPYESVVLLHGPDLEGYTAPPRYTISSDIELKGEWTVSTADAEHYPQFEEWGKLTNLTNMSGPDYLPRFTGTFRYETEFEWNGPANQAHLDLGEVYETAEVWMNGEHAGVRICPPYRLEINGLIRKGKNKLVIEVTNTLAKDQRDFLSAFAQQEPSGLIGPIRVIGILEN, from the coding sequence GTGAGCAATCGTCTAAAGGAAGTGCTGGAAGGGCAGGAACATAACTATATCCTGCCTTTTCTGTGGCAGCATGGAGAAGAAGAGCAGGTGATTCGGGAAGAGATGGCCCGCGTTCATGAAGCCGGGATTGGAGCCGTTTGCATCGAAGCCCGGCCTCATCCGGATTTTCTCGGGCCGAAATGGTGGACGGATATGGACATCATTATGGATGAAGCCCGAAAGCGCGGCATGAAGGTTTGGCTGCTGGATGACGATCATTTTCCAACGGGACATGCGGCAGGCAAGGTGAAGGAGGCTCCGGAAGAGCTTCATCGCAAGTTTTTGGGCGAACGTTATATCGATACCGTCGGTCCTGCGCAAGGGACATCTCTGCTGCTGGATACTTTGCTGATGAGCGGGCTTCGGCCGACCATCTCTCATCCGCAAAAAGCGAGCGGCAAAAATAAGCTGATTTCCGTTGTCGCGGTCCGCCGAAATCCGGCTGATGGATCGTTGACGGGTGACAGTATCGACATCACCGAACTTGTGCATGACGGCATCCTTTATTGGGATATCCCTGAAGGGTATTGGCGAGTCTTTATTATTTCGGAAAATAAGGATGGCGGCAGCCAGCAGCAGGAAGATTATTTGAACCCGCTGGATCGGGATTCCGTACGTATTCTGATCGATACGGTTTATGAGACGGTTTATGAACGATATAAGGCCGATTTCGGAAAGACGTTTGCCGGATTTTTCTCGGATGAACCCGGATTTTACAATGATAAGACGACCTTTGATTTCAATTCGAAGCCTGGAAAACAGGGAGTGCCGCTTCCCTGGAGCAGGGAAATGCCGGACTTGCTTGAGCAGGCGCTCGGTGAAGACTACCGGAAGCAGCTGTATCTCCTCTGGCATGATGCGGGAGAACAGTCGAATATCGTCCGGTACGCCTATATGAATATCGTCAGCAAGCTCTACGCGGAAAACTTCTGCAGCCAAATCGGAGCATGGTGCCGAGCCCGTGGAGTAGAATACATCGGACACGTACTTGAAGATAACAACGTTCACGCCAGGCTTGGCCCCGGGACCGGACACTTCTTCCGCTCGCTCTGGGGACAAGACATGTCGGGCATCGATGTGGTGCTGTGGCAAATCGTTCCCGGCTTCGATGAAATGTCTTTCCGCCAACCGACGAGTGGTGAGACGGATAGTGAATTTTACCACTATGGCCTCGCCAAGCTTGGCGTGTCTCTTGGACACATCGATCCGAAAAAACGGGGCCGGACGATGTGTGAAGTATATGGGGCGTATGGCTGGGCGGAAGGCCTCAAGCTGATGAAATGGATCACCGACCATATGCTCGTTCGCGGGGTCAATTATTTTGTCCCGCATGCCTTTACTCAGAAAGCATTTCCGGATCCGGATTGTCCGCCGCATATGTATGCGAGCGGGAAAAATCCGCAGTACCGCCACTATAAGCATTTAAATCGATATATGAATCGGATCAGCCACCTGATTTCGGGCGGAAGGCATGTGGCGACCGCAGCCGTTCTATATCATGCCGAAGCCGAATGGTCCGGGGAATCGATGTATTTTCACAAGCCCGTGAAAAAATTGATGCAGCATCAGATCGACTGCGACGTTCTTCCCGTCGATGTTCTTGTGGAAACGGCGAGCGTGAAAGCCGGCAAGCTGCACGTCAATCGCGAGGATTACGAGTGCCTGATCGTGCCTTATGCAGAAGCGCTTCCGGCGGCGATGGTTCGGCGTTTGCTCCACTTTGCCGAACAAGGAATAGCCGTTCGCTTTGTTGACGGGCTGCCGCTGCGGTCGAGCGAGGGCGATGATATTTCTGCCGAACTGTCCAGTCTTGCCAATCACCGGAATGTTAAACTTGCAGCCTTGGACAAGCTGGCGCAAGAGCTTATTGCAGACGGACATTACGATATTAGAGTCGAAAAATACGAACCGTATCTTCGGAATTATCATTATGCTCATAAAAATTTGGATGTTTTTATGTTCTTTAATGAACATCCGCATCAAACCATTCATACGGAGATTGTTTTGCCTATCGAAGGTGATGTATATGCATATGACGCCTTTCTGAATCGGTTGATCGGATTGAATGTAAAAAAGGTGAACGGCGCGAACAAGGTGCAGCTTGATCTCCATCCGTACGAATCCGTCGTCCTGCTCCATGGCCCCGATCTCGAAGGTTATACCGCGCCGCCGAGGTATACGATTTCTTCGGATATTGAGCTGAAAGGCGAATGGACGGTTTCGACCGCCGATGCCGAACATTATCCTCAATTCGAAGAATGGGGAAAGCTGACGAATTTAACGAATATGAGCGGCCCTGATTATTTGCCACGATTTACAGGAACTTTCCGTTATGAAACGGAATTTGAATGGAACGGACCGGCGAACCAAGCTCATCTTGATTTAGGTGAAGTGTATGAAACGGCGGAAGTATGGATGAACGGTGAACATGCAGGGGTACGCATCTGTCCTCCTTACCGCTTGGAAATCAACGGCCTTATACGGAAGGGCAAAAACAAGCTTGTCATTGAAGTGACGAATACGCTCGCGAAAGATCAGCGGGACTTCCTGTCGGCTTTTGCGCAGCAGGAACCAAGCGGACTCATAGGCCCCATCCGGGTGATCGGTATACTGGAAAATTGA
- a CDS encoding extracellular solute-binding protein yields the protein MAIQSTTKRMVAMLTAGSLLALTAAGCTTTSSGESDKAAGNASETEQNKGIKTVSILMYSDYGKMPGPSDKQIQYVTEKTGISIKAETLPWNGGTDFTKGLNVKMAANELPDLFLPKGVEDTLLKQGALLALDDLLPKYAPTLYQTIPKDVWDSIRANSPDGKIYFIPRVNLYPRYTSLIRKDWLDKVNLKVPTTKDEYVAVLKAFRDQDPNGNGKADEIPTSGRELGRWMDQLFLMYGVATIEGYPVWDVYNNELTYSAVTSNMKEAIKFAHELYKEKLLDNETFLNKEQTWKAKVQQDKIGSWYHVTDGIQKFFNENLSKVNPNANIVGMAVPKVDGFQGFTPNWQINSMQWAIPKSSKNAVEAMKLLEFYAKPENRDFVLFGIEGEHHEVKDGKKKLLPVSPDMTYLIGSELYPIITKEQITKTIQDSYEPKIAQMMIDAMTVAEKDGKTIAGNGIPTSIYDGYPDIQAHKLYQEYMSKIIVGDWPIEKFDEFVQKWKSSGGDEVTKRAREWYAKKKK from the coding sequence ATGGCAATACAATCAACAACGAAACGTATGGTCGCAATGTTAACGGCAGGATCATTGCTAGCCTTAACAGCGGCAGGCTGTACAACCACAAGTTCAGGTGAAAGTGACAAAGCAGCTGGAAATGCTTCCGAGACTGAACAGAACAAGGGAATCAAGACAGTCAGCATCCTCATGTATAGCGATTATGGGAAAATGCCCGGGCCAAGCGATAAACAGATTCAATACGTTACGGAGAAAACAGGGATTTCAATCAAAGCGGAAACGCTGCCATGGAATGGCGGTACCGACTTTACGAAAGGATTAAACGTCAAGATGGCGGCAAATGAACTTCCGGATTTGTTCCTGCCTAAGGGAGTTGAAGATACGCTGCTGAAGCAAGGCGCTTTGCTTGCCCTGGATGATCTGCTGCCAAAGTATGCGCCTACTTTGTATCAGACCATCCCCAAGGATGTATGGGATTCCATACGTGCTAACTCTCCGGATGGAAAAATCTATTTCATACCTAGAGTCAATTTGTACCCAAGGTACACTTCACTGATTCGCAAAGATTGGTTGGACAAGGTAAACCTGAAGGTTCCGACAACGAAGGACGAATATGTTGCCGTCCTGAAGGCATTCCGCGATCAAGATCCCAATGGCAACGGCAAAGCGGACGAGATTCCGACCAGCGGAAGGGAACTTGGGCGTTGGATGGATCAATTGTTTCTGATGTATGGCGTTGCAACGATCGAAGGTTACCCGGTTTGGGATGTATACAACAATGAACTGACCTATTCGGCAGTAACTTCGAATATGAAAGAAGCCATTAAATTTGCCCACGAGCTTTACAAAGAAAAATTGCTGGATAATGAAACGTTCTTGAATAAAGAACAGACTTGGAAAGCAAAGGTCCAGCAAGACAAGATCGGAAGCTGGTACCATGTCACGGATGGTATCCAAAAATTCTTCAACGAAAATTTGTCTAAAGTGAATCCGAATGCCAATATTGTCGGTATGGCCGTGCCCAAGGTGGACGGGTTCCAAGGCTTTACTCCGAATTGGCAAATCAACAGTATGCAATGGGCTATTCCAAAATCGTCCAAAAACGCTGTGGAAGCGATGAAGCTCCTGGAGTTTTATGCGAAACCCGAGAATCGTGACTTTGTTCTTTTCGGAATCGAAGGCGAGCATCATGAAGTAAAGGATGGCAAGAAAAAACTGTTGCCGGTAAGTCCGGATATGACCTATTTGATCGGAAGCGAATTATACCCGATTATTACAAAAGAGCAGATCACGAAAACAATTCAGGATTCATACGAACCTAAGATTGCCCAGATGATGATTGACGCGATGACGGTTGCGGAAAAAGACGGGAAGACGATCGCAGGCAATGGAATTCCTACTTCGATCTATGACGGTTACCCCGATATCCAGGCGCATAAGCTTTACCAAGAATATATGTCGAAGATTATTGTCGGTGACTGGCCGATCGAGAAATTTGACGAATTCGTTCAAAAATGGAAAAGCAGCGGCGGAGACGAAGTAACGAAGCGAGCGCGCGAGTGGTATGCAAAGAAGAAGAAATAA
- a CDS encoding carbohydrate ABC transporter permease produces MKTSFGERVFSSANYIILALLSLTMLFPIVHVAAISLSSKVAAEGRQVFLWPVDFNISAWKHILTRTDLWQSFGVNVFVTIVGTVVGLFLTCLLAYPLTKKAFVIRKIVLLAVILTMIFKPPMIPYFLVLKSYGFYNSMLALIIPSLIHVFNLMLVVTFFRQLPHELEEAAHMDGAHAYQILLQVVMPLSKPVLATVGLFMAVSYWNLFYHAVLFITDKKLYPLQLKLREFITESEGLVDIRVAGTLEYNTQTIESAAIIVATIPIILVYPFIQKYFVKGATLGSVKE; encoded by the coding sequence ATGAAGACGAGTTTTGGGGAGCGTGTCTTCTCAAGTGCAAACTACATCATACTAGCTTTGTTATCATTGACGATGCTATTTCCGATTGTCCATGTAGCTGCAATTTCTCTTAGCTCTAAAGTTGCGGCAGAGGGAAGACAAGTATTTTTATGGCCAGTTGACTTTAATATTTCGGCATGGAAGCATATCTTAACTCGCACTGATTTGTGGCAATCGTTTGGTGTTAATGTATTTGTTACCATTGTCGGAACTGTTGTTGGATTGTTTCTAACTTGTCTATTGGCTTATCCTCTGACGAAGAAAGCATTCGTGATTCGGAAAATTGTATTATTAGCTGTCATTTTAACGATGATCTTCAAGCCACCGATGATACCTTACTTTCTTGTCTTGAAGAGTTACGGATTTTATAACAGCATGCTTGCTTTGATCATCCCGAGTCTTATTCATGTGTTTAATTTAATGCTTGTCGTAACTTTCTTCAGACAATTGCCCCACGAGCTTGAGGAAGCGGCACATATGGACGGTGCACATGCCTATCAGATTCTGCTGCAAGTTGTTATGCCGTTATCCAAACCTGTACTGGCAACGGTTGGATTATTTATGGCTGTCTCTTACTGGAATCTATTTTACCATGCGGTTCTCTTCATTACGGATAAAAAGTTGTATCCCTTGCAATTAAAGCTGAGGGAGTTCATCACGGAATCGGAAGGTCTTGTCGACATCCGGGTTGCAGGGACGCTTGAGTATAACACGCAGACGATCGAGTCTGCTGCGATTATCGTTGCTACAATTCCCATCATTCTGGTGTATCCGTTCATTCAAAAATATTTTGTTAAAGGCGCAACGCTCGGCTCAGTGAAGGAATGA
- a CDS encoding ABC transporter permease — MLYSMALPGIVFFIMFRYIPLLGSVIAFQDYQILNGIFKSPWVGWANFEYIFRYPDFLNVLKNTILISTYQLLFGFPAPIILAVLLNEIRLMVFKRFLQTFFYLPHFLSWVIIAGLVFELLSLHGIVNSIRHLLGAEPILYMQKSEYFKGIVVASAIWRETGWSAIIYLAAIAGINPSLYEAATMDGAGKIRQIVSITLPSLIPTIMVLFLLKIGSFLELGFEQVYVFLTPMTNSTGDIIDTYVYRVGALGGQYSITTAIGLFQSVIGFILLWSFNKLSNKTTGQGLW, encoded by the coding sequence ATGCTTTATTCGATGGCACTGCCGGGAATCGTCTTCTTTATTATGTTCCGGTATATCCCTTTGCTCGGATCTGTCATTGCGTTTCAGGATTATCAGATCCTCAATGGCATATTCAAGAGTCCCTGGGTGGGTTGGGCAAATTTTGAGTACATCTTTCGTTACCCGGATTTCCTGAATGTGCTAAAGAACACAATCCTAATAAGTACTTATCAATTGTTGTTCGGATTTCCGGCTCCCATTATTCTTGCCGTTCTGTTAAACGAAATTCGACTCATGGTCTTTAAACGTTTTCTGCAAACTTTCTTTTACCTCCCGCACTTCTTGTCTTGGGTCATCATAGCCGGATTGGTTTTCGAATTACTCTCGCTCCATGGCATCGTAAACAGCATAAGGCATCTGTTAGGCGCCGAGCCTATTTTGTACATGCAGAAATCCGAGTATTTCAAAGGAATCGTTGTCGCTTCTGCGATTTGGCGGGAGACCGGATGGAGCGCCATTATTTATCTGGCAGCTATCGCAGGCATCAATCCCAGCTTGTATGAAGCGGCAACCATGGATGGAGCCGGCAAGATAAGACAAATCGTAAGCATCACACTGCCCTCCTTGATCCCGACGATTATGGTTTTATTTCTTTTAAAGATCGGATCATTCCTTGAGCTCGGATTTGAGCAAGTGTATGTGTTTCTCACTCCAATGACGAATTCGACCGGGGACATTATCGATACGTATGTATACCGGGTGGGGGCATTAGGCGGACAATACAGCATTACAACCGCAATCGGATTATTCCAGTCGGTCATTGGTTTCATCTTGCTATGGTCCTTCAACAAGTTATCCAACAAAACAACAGGACAGGGGTTGTGGTAA
- a CDS encoding S-layer homology domain-containing protein, which yields MKKRIISALVMLSILLSMVPASVLGAPASVGEIGRVRVSTMSLPSTVAQIEVGTYTYSGKVLVAYKTANDIDTANYWNIAVVNDDGTEFKNIFSGLITPIGKGVSGFRLMPYQDNKRVLLGDYVLECTPNIDACTSSQLVPVEYPASIVSSAIRLWSEIIIAPDNNHMSWTTLTSLASANSYYGTLTRGTDKYTIENMQRVSAGEVKQFIHGGQAISSAGGRSDNVNTDSVATDLMTGVVTPITITPGYDETTIMSPDERLGLEFGDRFSRNTTTAIFGLFPIPNVPGLAAVLYGNAVKSVRAVRDGSIGPVLVDIDRSMNEDGYMGINLNMDPNWIYYSPMSWHPDGKRAMFMEVLRGTGILRIRIVKLLDYTPKTPVPAVTLPDIIPGALTSTETTSGTTRIDGKNSGYISISGNTKTYDNFSDDGVNFYNGYVTLKMGMTSTAESVFEANIKLTGPKPGEMNLRATFGPRQGNQPNRFLYDMASDGKPKTYGYSTYNGVTLYMDDLKDSIKALLDDTFDNEAVGAAPSWTVSQPSGTAVSIANENAPTAPGCGGCTVSVLRSVYLKDNSTINYAQVSKTFASQTGAVIAQWNFKDGSDVAGDRFQLRSGNTVAASVYMNGSGNLMADGTAIQKVSPNTWYNIKLAANPDIDKYDIYVNQILMASGIAFTTPVTSLDNVSFQTGAANQNSMFIDDVRVIWASNNLKGLILSAGSLTPNFDPNVTSYTLRVSNNVSRTTVTASVYDGGASVKINDNPAATEVASEAIALGVGHTAIPIVVTAQDGSQKTYNIDVIRAPSSSGRSRHSNTSSASSSATAPVPTETPAPTATATPAPTATPAQSSSNLGDVKSHWAEAAINKLVTLGAVSGYGDGSFKPNNNITRAEFITILVKAFKLEDKAGKTFTDTANHWAKDYISIATANGIAGGYNDSTFGPDDLITREQMAVMIYYVVKPSGVSSDSQFSDESALSSWAKAAVEAAKKNGIIEGYSDGSFKPQANATRAEAVTIIVKALGLNK from the coding sequence TTGAAGAAAAGAATCATATCAGCCCTGGTTATGCTAAGTATTTTATTGTCGATGGTACCGGCATCTGTTTTAGGCGCACCTGCTTCTGTTGGTGAAATTGGAAGGGTGCGAGTAAGTACTATGTCACTGCCTAGTACTGTGGCACAAATAGAAGTTGGTACTTATACATACTCTGGGAAAGTACTTGTTGCGTATAAAACAGCGAACGATATCGATACGGCCAATTATTGGAACATTGCTGTTGTCAACGATGATGGTACGGAGTTTAAGAATATTTTCTCGGGATTAATAACGCCCATTGGAAAGGGAGTTTCCGGTTTTCGGCTGATGCCATATCAGGACAATAAACGGGTACTGCTAGGAGATTATGTCCTTGAATGCACGCCCAATATTGACGCCTGCACAAGCTCACAACTGGTTCCGGTAGAATATCCGGCGAGCATCGTAAGTAGTGCAATTCGTCTTTGGTCAGAAATAATCATAGCGCCTGACAATAATCATATGAGTTGGACGACACTCACCTCCTTAGCGAGTGCAAATTCATACTATGGTACCCTGACACGTGGAACGGATAAATATACTATCGAAAACATGCAACGTGTGAGTGCGGGGGAAGTGAAACAGTTTATACATGGCGGACAAGCAATAAGCAGTGCTGGAGGCAGATCTGATAATGTGAATACCGATTCCGTTGCGACGGATTTGATGACCGGAGTTGTCACACCCATCACAATAACACCTGGTTATGATGAAACAACGATTATGTCACCCGATGAACGTTTAGGCCTGGAATTTGGTGACCGGTTTTCTAGAAATACAACTACGGCAATATTTGGACTGTTTCCCATCCCCAACGTGCCGGGTTTAGCTGCAGTTTTGTATGGTAATGCTGTAAAATCGGTACGCGCTGTGAGGGATGGCAGCATCGGTCCGGTATTGGTAGACATTGATCGTTCTATGAACGAAGATGGGTACATGGGAATAAATCTCAACATGGATCCTAATTGGATTTACTATTCCCCTATGTCCTGGCATCCGGACGGGAAACGTGCCATGTTTATGGAAGTGCTAAGAGGCACCGGAATACTGCGTATTCGGATCGTGAAACTGCTTGATTATACACCAAAAACACCTGTGCCGGCTGTAACACTTCCTGATATTATTCCGGGTGCTTTAACTTCGACAGAAACAACCTCAGGTACAACGAGAATTGATGGGAAAAACTCAGGATACATCAGCATTAGCGGAAATACAAAAACTTACGATAACTTTAGTGACGATGGCGTGAATTTCTATAACGGATATGTAACCCTGAAAATGGGTATGACTTCGACTGCAGAAAGCGTTTTTGAAGCTAACATTAAATTAACCGGTCCGAAGCCAGGTGAAATGAATTTAAGGGCAACATTTGGTCCACGTCAAGGAAATCAGCCTAATCGGTTTCTGTATGATATGGCTTCAGATGGAAAACCAAAAACTTACGGATATTCCACATATAACGGTGTTACACTATATATGGACGATCTGAAAGATTCAATTAAGGCGCTGCTGGACGATACCTTTGATAACGAGGCTGTGGGAGCAGCTCCCAGTTGGACCGTAAGCCAGCCTTCCGGTACGGCTGTTTCCATAGCGAATGAAAATGCGCCGACAGCTCCTGGATGCGGCGGTTGTACCGTTAGTGTCCTCAGGAGTGTGTATTTGAAGGACAATTCAACGATCAACTATGCTCAGGTTTCCAAGACATTTGCCAGTCAAACGGGAGCGGTCATTGCTCAATGGAATTTCAAGGATGGCAGTGATGTGGCCGGTGACAGGTTCCAATTGAGGAGCGGAAATACAGTAGCGGCATCTGTATATATGAATGGATCCGGTAATTTGATGGCAGACGGTACAGCAATTCAGAAGGTATCCCCGAATACATGGTATAATATAAAGCTGGCAGCAAATCCTGATATAGATAAGTATGACATATATGTTAACCAAATTTTAATGGCGTCAGGGATAGCATTTACAACACCGGTAACCAGCCTGGACAATGTTAGCTTCCAGACAGGGGCGGCCAACCAGAACTCAATGTTTATAGACGATGTACGGGTGATTTGGGCCAGCAATAACCTCAAAGGACTTATTTTAAGTGCAGGTTCGTTGACACCTAATTTTGACCCGAACGTAACCTCCTATACTTTGCGTGTTAGCAACAATGTTTCCAGAACCACAGTAACGGCCAGCGTATACGACGGCGGTGCAAGTGTTAAAATTAACGATAATCCTGCAGCCACCGAAGTTGCATCTGAGGCCATAGCATTAGGTGTTGGACACACTGCCATTCCGATAGTGGTAACAGCACAGGACGGCAGCCAAAAGACGTACAATATCGATGTTATCAGGGCTCCATCAAGTTCTGGCAGATCGCGCCACTCAAATACATCATCTGCGAGCAGCTCCGCAACTGCACCGGTGCCCACTGAAACACCTGCACCAACAGCAACAGCAACACCCGCACCAACAGCAACACCGGCACAATCTTCGTCTAACTTAGGTGATGTAAAGAGCCATTGGGCGGAGGCTGCTATCAACAAATTGGTAACCTTGGGAGCCGTTAGCGGATATGGAGATGGAAGCTTCAAACCAAATAACAACATCACCCGAGCGGAGTTTATCACCATACTGGTAAAAGCATTCAAACTGGAAGATAAAGCAGGGAAGACCTTTACAGATACCGCTAACCACTGGGCGAAGGATTACATATCCATAGCGACCGCTAACGGTATTGCAGGCGGTTATAACGATTCCACTTTTGGCCCCGATGACCTTATTACCCGTGAGCAGATGGCCGTCATGATCTACTATGTTGTGAAGCCTTCCGGGGTAAGCAGTGATTCGCAGTTTTCCGATGAATCCGCTCTCTCCTCCTGGGCCAAAGCAGCCGTAGAAGCAGCCAAGAAGAACGGAATCATTGAAGGATATTCCGACGGAAGCTTCAAACCTCAGGCAAATGCAACGAGAGCAGAGGCAGTGACGATTATTGTGAAGGCACTGGGATTAAACAAATAG